The following are encoded in a window of Acropora muricata isolate sample 2 chromosome 6, ASM3666990v1, whole genome shotgun sequence genomic DNA:
- the LOC136919092 gene encoding CGG triplet repeat-binding protein 1-like, which produces MDKFLMKPKKKPCSITPQERAKQYPGKFRADDNLLFCSTCNVVVDHHRKSVLDNHLSAVSHIKRMNESSLKRAKQQTMKTSFKCKTPAQEEKVKVCHEWIRACAAANIPLNKSENPVMRDFLLSRVVNGGAIPKGTQLRDHLLDVYELEREELKQKIKEANVAIMVDELCDDNGRCVIDVMATILDFDELSPSNGNIAYLLDTHFVTETNNKTVSQAVVKTINDYGIDFDRVLIFNTDNATYMKKAFRETLSCLFSSCVHITCHSHIISLVARILH; this is translated from the coding sequence ATGGATAAGTTTCTGatgaaaccaaagaaaaagccaTGTAGCATTACGCCACAAGAGCGGGCTAAGCAGTATCCCGGGAAGTTCCGTGCAGATGACAACTTGTTATTTTGTTCAACTTGTAATGTTGTTGTGGATCACCACCGGAAGTCAGTTCTTGACAATCACCTTTCGGCTGTTTCACACATCAAGCGAATGAACGAATCCTCTTTGAAGCGAGCGAAACAACAGACAATGAAGACTTCTTTTAAGTGCAAAACTCCAGCACAGGAAGAGAAAGTGAAAGTCTGCCATGAGTGGATAAGGGCGTGTGCTGCTGCAAACATACCGCTAAACAAATCAGAAAATCCTGTAATGCGTGATTTTCTTCTCTCCCGTGTAGTCAATGGTGGTGCGATCCCTAAGGGCACACAGCTTCGGGACCACTTATTAGATGTTTATGAGTTGGAAAGGGAAGAACTTAAGCAGAAAATAAAAGAGGCAAATGTCGCTATCATGGTAGACGAGCTTTGCGACGATAATGGTCGTTGTGTAATAGACGTTATGGCGACAATTCTGGACTTTGACGAGCTTTCTCCCAGTAACGGAAACATTGCCTACCTGTTAGATACGCACTTTGTGACagaaacaaataacaaaactgTGTCCCAAGCAGTTGTTAAGACTATCAATGACTATGGAATAGACTTTGATCGTGTCCTGATTTTTAATACTGACAATGCTACTTACATGAAAAAGGCTTTCAGAGAAACTCTTTCATGTTTGTTCTCGAGTTGTGTCCATATCACCTGCCACAGCCACATCATAAGTCTAGTGGCTCGAATTCTTCATTAA